In a single window of the Terriglobus roseus genome:
- the pabB gene encoding aminodeoxychorismate synthase component I has product MLPVPTDQPQRWTPLPTSWRDTALKHQGTVLLESSLPSPSQRHSYLFTDAQRILTADAPGDLAPLFNEIEQALAGGHWVAGYLTYEAGSHFVDLPSQATQEPLAVFGIYDAPRIFNHVREASAEPTVPPSAPLPIAPMLRIRRDDYTSAIARIQGWIAAGATYQLNFTTHAASPYEGGAETIYDALKAQQPCSYGGILQLLPGRTILSFSPELFFRAAPDGTLTTKPMKGTAVRGVGAEEDDLLADALRADEKNRAEHVMIVDLLRNDLGRVCEAGSVDVDRLFDVERYPTLLQMTSTITGRMPPHKPWYQVFQALFPSGSITGAPKRHTMELITQVEAGPRGVYTGAIGYFAPDRSACFNVAIRTVVLDGHTMELGVGGGIVADSTAEGEYDECLLKTSFLHRAAQPIDLIETMRWSSTDPDAPRTATALDVPPTATEPGDPFLRSKDGLFAQNANQHKPPAPGADSQRISQNIPLLLSHLQRLESSAASLGFRFNTQSILEAITKAAATWNGQPKRIRLLLHCDGTTEIQHAEAPCWPSQMNVTLSSRSVLGEAPHLRHKTTFRPEYEPAFREAVAAGYDEALFQNDQGEITEGCISSLLVCKHGRWYTPPLRSGCLPGIYRAELLRAGLLQERVITLDDLREAEHVCLCNAVRGAGCVASLQLPRGERIRYKIATKPPQLPAW; this is encoded by the coding sequence AGACGCACCCGGCGATCTGGCACCGCTCTTCAACGAAATTGAGCAGGCACTCGCAGGCGGCCATTGGGTCGCTGGCTACCTGACCTATGAAGCCGGTTCTCACTTTGTTGATCTTCCTTCGCAAGCCACGCAAGAGCCGCTCGCAGTCTTCGGCATCTACGACGCACCACGCATCTTCAACCACGTCCGTGAAGCGTCGGCCGAGCCGACAGTTCCACCTTCTGCGCCCCTCCCCATCGCCCCCATGCTGCGCATCCGGCGGGACGACTATACCTCTGCGATTGCCCGCATCCAGGGGTGGATCGCCGCGGGTGCAACCTACCAGCTCAACTTCACGACCCACGCCGCCAGCCCCTACGAAGGCGGAGCTGAGACGATCTACGATGCGCTGAAGGCGCAACAGCCGTGCAGCTACGGTGGCATCCTACAGCTCTTGCCGGGTCGAACGATCCTGAGCTTTTCGCCGGAACTCTTCTTCCGCGCAGCACCCGACGGCACACTGACCACAAAGCCGATGAAGGGCACAGCCGTGCGCGGAGTGGGCGCCGAAGAGGACGATCTTCTTGCCGACGCGCTGCGCGCCGATGAAAAGAACCGCGCAGAGCACGTGATGATCGTCGACCTGCTACGCAACGACCTGGGCCGCGTCTGCGAAGCAGGCAGCGTGGATGTCGATCGACTCTTCGACGTAGAGCGTTACCCCACACTGCTGCAAATGACATCGACGATCACCGGCCGCATGCCACCGCACAAGCCCTGGTACCAGGTTTTCCAAGCGCTCTTTCCGTCGGGCTCCATCACGGGCGCACCCAAGCGACACACGATGGAATTGATCACACAGGTTGAAGCGGGCCCACGCGGCGTCTACACCGGAGCGATCGGCTACTTCGCACCGGACCGCAGCGCCTGCTTCAACGTCGCAATCCGCACGGTCGTGCTCGATGGCCACACGATGGAATTAGGCGTTGGCGGCGGTATCGTTGCGGACTCCACCGCGGAAGGCGAATACGACGAATGCCTGCTGAAGACGTCCTTTCTGCACCGCGCAGCGCAGCCCATAGACCTGATTGAGACCATGCGCTGGAGCAGCACCGATCCGGATGCCCCACGGACAGCCACTGCTCTGGATGTTCCACCCACCGCCACGGAACCGGGTGACCCATTCTTACGGAGCAAGGATGGGCTATTCGCTCAAAACGCGAACCAGCATAAACCACCGGCCCCTGGTGCCGACTCACAAAGGATTTCTCAGAACATCCCACTACTTCTATCCCACCTGCAGCGCCTGGAAAGCTCCGCGGCATCACTTGGCTTCCGCTTCAATACCCAATCCATACTCGAAGCCATCACCAAAGCCGCCGCCACATGGAACGGCCAGCCAAAGCGCATCCGGCTGCTACTCCACTGTGACGGGACCACCGAGATACAACACGCCGAAGCCCCATGCTGGCCGAGTCAAATGAACGTGACACTCTCATCACGAAGCGTCTTGGGTGAAGCTCCGCATCTGCGTCATAAGACCACCTTCCGTCCCGAGTATGAACCGGCATTCCGCGAAGCCGTTGCAGCGGGTTACGACGAAGCACTGTTCCAAAATGATCAGGGAGAGATCACCGAGGGGTGCATCTCGTCGCTGCTCGTCTGCAAGCATGGCCGCTGGTACACGCCCCCACTCCGGAGCGGTTGTCTTCCCGGTATCTACCGAGCAGAACTCCTCAGAGCAGGCCTGCTGCAGGAGCGAGTCATCACTCTGGACGATCTTCGAGAAGCCGAGCACGTATGTCTCTGCAACGCCGTCCGCGGAGCTGGCTGCGTCGCCTCCCTGCAACTCCCCCGTGGTGAGCGCATCCGTTACAAGATCGCCACCAAACCACCGCAACTACCGGCGTGGTAG
- a CDS encoding ZIP family metal transporter codes for MEASIAVAAIQVVAMAAALWLSARHRLLERGMGYLVSLAVGVLLATALLHILPEAIVAVGNRPALWFTFLATIFALFCFERIFATLTGHPVETPAQGEPDCGPHHHHHHEHGSRPVSLIFGGMLHSFVDGVSVAAAFAAGRRIGWLTAVAITLHEVPHRMGDYALLRHLEVSPARAQRFLLLIAAAAMAGVAVVGFAGHTFAATNWLLPVSAASFVYIALVNLMPELPGESTIRSVCLQLACMIAGAVLVAMILRVPGS; via the coding sequence TTGGAAGCAAGCATTGCCGTAGCGGCAATCCAGGTGGTGGCCATGGCGGCAGCGCTTTGGCTGAGCGCGCGGCATCGCCTGTTAGAGCGCGGCATGGGATACCTGGTGAGCCTGGCAGTCGGTGTTCTGCTGGCGACGGCGCTCCTCCACATCCTGCCGGAGGCGATTGTCGCCGTCGGCAACCGTCCGGCGCTCTGGTTCACCTTTCTCGCCACCATCTTCGCTCTCTTCTGTTTTGAGCGGATCTTCGCCACGCTGACCGGTCACCCAGTCGAGACACCCGCCCAAGGCGAGCCTGACTGCGGCCCGCACCATCATCACCATCATGAGCACGGTTCGCGGCCTGTTTCGTTGATCTTCGGCGGCATGCTGCATAGCTTTGTCGATGGTGTCTCGGTCGCGGCCGCCTTCGCAGCCGGGAGGCGCATCGGCTGGCTCACTGCCGTCGCCATCACCCTGCACGAAGTTCCGCATCGCATGGGCGACTATGCCCTGCTGCGCCACCTGGAGGTCTCGCCCGCGCGAGCGCAACGCTTCCTGCTGTTGATCGCTGCCGCCGCCATGGCCGGCGTTGCGGTCGTCGGCTTTGCGGGGCATACCTTCGCCGCGACGAACTGGCTCCTGCCGGTCAGTGCCGCAAGCTTCGTCTACATCGCGCTGGTAAACCTGATGCCGGAACTGCCGGGAGAAAGCACCATCCGGAGTGTCTGTCTCCAACTCGCCTGCATGATCGCCGGAGCCGTTCTGGTCGCCATGATCCTGCGAGTGCCCGGCAGCTAG
- the rpmB gene encoding 50S ribosomal protein L28, translating to MAKVCPITGKRPMAGNKVSHANNKTRRRWEPNLQWKRIWVPSEKKFVRMRVSTRGLRTINKMGVEAALLQAKG from the coding sequence ATGGCGAAGGTATGTCCCATCACCGGCAAACGGCCGATGGCTGGTAACAAGGTGTCGCACGCGAACAATAAAACGCGTCGCCGCTGGGAGCCGAACCTGCAGTGGAAGCGCATCTGGGTTCCTAGCGAAAAGAAGTTTGTGCGTATGCGCGTGTCCACACGCGGCCTTCGCACCATTAACAAGATGGGCGTCGAAGCCGCTCTGCTCCAGGCGAAGGGATAA
- the rpmG gene encoding 50S ribosomal protein L33 has product MRTIIKLVSSAGTGHFYTTTKNPKTTSAKLEFKKYDPVVRKHVSYREAKI; this is encoded by the coding sequence ATGCGCACAATCATTAAGCTCGTCTCCAGCGCCGGAACCGGCCACTTTTACACCACGACCAAGAACCCCAAGACCACCAGCGCAAAGCTGGAGTTCAAGAAGTACGATCCGGTCGTGCGTAAGCATGTCTCGTATCGCGAAGCGAAGATCTAA
- a CDS encoding aminopeptidase produces MPAAYTSTRLSSVPFPPSFGQGARNAVTTCLRIQPGEKVTVITDEKTMHIAASIAVELDRIGCHWNGFVLEELAPRPLVGMPAAVLEDMESSQVSIFAVEVQPNELRSRMEMTDVVNRRRMRHAHMVNVTPEIMVQGMRADFNAVDALSQAVLDRVREATYVRATTPAGTDIHAQLNPSYKWFKTSGIISTEKWGNLPGGECFTAPGEVNGVFVVDGVVGDFLCARYGILRDTPLSIAIENNRIVRISCENKELERDFWAYTHTDENSDRVGEFAIGTNIGVHEVIGNILQDEKFPGIHIAFGDPYGAHTGAPWKSSTHIDVVGLGFNIWLGDAEGESQIMRDGVFLIEP; encoded by the coding sequence ATGCCAGCTGCCTACACCTCGACGCGTCTTTCCTCAGTGCCTTTTCCGCCGTCGTTTGGCCAGGGCGCTCGCAACGCAGTCACGACCTGCCTGCGCATTCAGCCCGGCGAAAAGGTCACGGTGATCACGGACGAGAAGACGATGCATATCGCCGCGTCCATCGCCGTTGAACTCGACCGGATCGGCTGCCATTGGAACGGCTTCGTGCTGGAAGAACTTGCTCCGCGGCCGCTCGTAGGCATGCCTGCGGCGGTACTTGAAGATATGGAGTCAAGCCAGGTCAGCATCTTCGCCGTGGAAGTTCAGCCAAACGAACTCCGCAGCCGCATGGAGATGACGGACGTCGTGAACCGGCGGCGGATGCGTCATGCGCACATGGTGAACGTCACGCCAGAGATCATGGTTCAGGGAATGCGCGCCGACTTCAACGCAGTCGACGCGTTGTCGCAGGCCGTGTTGGATCGTGTCCGCGAAGCCACCTACGTGCGCGCAACGACGCCCGCCGGGACCGACATTCACGCGCAGCTGAATCCCAGCTACAAGTGGTTTAAGACTTCGGGCATCATCTCCACCGAAAAGTGGGGAAACCTGCCCGGGGGCGAGTGCTTCACCGCTCCCGGTGAGGTCAATGGTGTCTTCGTGGTCGATGGGGTTGTCGGTGACTTCCTCTGCGCGCGCTACGGCATCCTGCGGGACACGCCATTGTCGATCGCGATCGAGAACAACCGCATTGTGCGGATCTCCTGCGAGAACAAGGAACTCGAACGCGACTTCTGGGCTTACACACACACCGATGAGAACAGCGACCGCGTCGGCGAGTTCGCGATCGGCACCAACATCGGTGTCCATGAAGTCATCGGCAACATCCTGCAGGACGAGAAGTTTCCGGGTATCCACATCGCTTTCGGCGATCCATATGGAGCGCACACGGGTGCTCCATGGAAGTCGTCGACACACATCGACGTCGTCGGTCTGGGTTTCAACATCTGGCTTGGTGATGCTGAGGGTGAGTCGCAGATCATGCGCGACGGCGTCTTTCTCATCGAGCCGTAA